Proteins encoded in a region of the Zea mays cultivar B73 chromosome 4, Zm-B73-REFERENCE-NAM-5.0, whole genome shotgun sequence genome:
- the LOC103654870 gene encoding uncharacterized protein translates to MAITVGIADAPYILVGPPEARQSHSAALATGAALAPTREEFPDLTDAFSNEFAALAAAAGPGGKALTENFSPTFVSSGDPCLDFFFHVVPGTPAASVESLLGAAWAADPDTALRLVANLRGVRGSGKSDREGFYASALWLHARHPRTLAQNAASLADFGYLKDLPELLHRIVHGGVSTRTPGKKARLTTKCSRGRGRRVCFGNRTRCSRAERAATRVGSTEERVAASLERDRGLAAAAVVARRTRRAEAAARAVEMYSNDPAYRFLHDRTADLFAGLIAEDMRKLAAGKVREFSLAAKWCPSLDSSYDHSTLICEAVARRLFPKGSAPELAADLADEHYAYRARERLRRVALVPLRRALKLPEVFISARAWESVRYTRVASVAMKNYTDLFLKHDADRFNAYLADVKSGKKRIAAGALLPHEIIASLENHSGGEVADLQWQRMVDDMRALGKLSNCVAVCDVSGSMYGRPMEVCVALGLLVSELSDDPWRGRVVTFSRRPELHRIAGETLSEKTRFIQSMAWGTNTDFQAVFDKILEVAVGARLAPERMVRRVFVFSDMEFDQATENPWETDYEAIVRKFTEAGYGAAVPEVVFWNLRDSKAMPVEAGQKGVALVSGFSKNLLKVFLDGGGIVAPRAVMEKAIAGPEYNKLTVID, encoded by the coding sequence ATGGCGATCACCGTGGGAATTGCCGACGCCCCTTACATCCTCGTGGGCCCACCCGAGGCTCGCCAGAGCCACTCCGCCGCCCTGGCCACTGGGGCCGCGCTAGCGCCGACGCGGGAGGAGTTCCCAGACCTGACGGACGCGTTCTCCAACGAGTTCGCCGCgctcgcggcggcggcggggccgggcgggaagGCGCTCACCGAGAACTTCTCCCCCACGTTCGTGTCCTCGGGGGACCCCTGCCTCGACTTCTTCTTCCACGTGGTGCCCGGCACGCCGGCCGCCTCCGTGGAGTCGCTCCTGGGCGCCGCCTGGGCGGCCGACCCGGACACCGCGCTCCGCCTCGTGGCCAACCTCCGCGGCGTGCGCGGGAGCGGCAAGTCCGACCGCGAGGGCTTCTACGCCTCCGCGCTCTGGCTCCACGCGCGGCATCCGCGCACGCTGGCCCAAAACGCCGCCTCCCTCGCCGATTTCGGCTACCTCAAGGACCTCCCCGAGCTGCTCCACCGCATCGTGCACGGCGGGGTGTCCACCAGGACCCCAGGCAAGAAGGCACGCCTAACCACCAAGTGCAGCCGAGGCCGGGGCCGCCGCGTCTGCTTCGGCAACCGTACGCGTTGCAGCCGCGCGGAACGGGCCGCCACGCGCGTCGGCTCAACGGAGGAGCGCGTCGCGGCCAGCCTGGAGCGCGACCGGGGACTCGCGGCCGCGGCCGTGGTGGCGCGCCGGACCAGGAGAGCGGAGGCCGCTGCGAGGGCGGTCGAGATGTACAGTAACGACCCCGCCTACCGGTTCCTGCACGACCGCACGGCCGACCTCTTCGCGGGGCTCATCGCGGAGGACATGCGCAAGCTCGCGGCCGGCAAGGTCCGGGAGTTCTCTCTCGCCGCCAAGTGGTGCCCGTCGCTGGACTCCTCCTACGACCACTCCACGCTCATCTGTGAGGCCGTCGCGCGTCGCCTCTTCCCCAAGGGCTCCGCGCCCGAGCTCGCCGCGGACCTCGCGGACGAGCACTACGCGTACCGCGCGCGCGAGCGGCTCCGCAGGGTGGCGCTCGTGCCGCTCCGCCGCGCGCTCAAGCTCCCCGAGGTCTTCATCTCGGCGCGCGCGTGGGAGTCGGTTAGGTACACCCGCGTCGCCTCCGTGGCCATGAAGAACTACACGGACCTCTTCCTCAAGCACGACGCCGACCGCTTCAACGCCTACCTCGCCGACGTCAAGTCCGGCAAGAAGCGGATCGCCGCGGGCGCGCTGCTCCCGCACGAGATCATCGCCTCCCTCGAAAACCACAGCGGTGGCGAAGTGGCCGACCTGCAGTGGCAGCGCATGGTCGACGACATGCGCGCGCTCGGCAAGCTGAGCAACTGCGTCGCCGTGTGCGACGTGTCCGGGAGCATGTACGGCCGTCCCATGGAGGTGTGCGTGGCCCTCGGCCTCCTCGTGTCCGAGCTCAGCGACGACCCATGGCGCGGCCGCGTGGTCACCTTCAGCAGGCGGCCGGAGCTCCACAGGATCGCCGGCGAGACCCTCTCCGAGAAGACAAGGTTCATCCAAAGCATGGCCTGGGGCACGAACACCGACTTCCAGGCGGTGTTCGACAAGATCCTCGAGGTGGCCGttggcgccaggctggcgccggagCGGATGGTGCGTCGCGTGTTCGTGTTCAGCGACATGGAGTTCGACCAGGCGACGGAGAACCCGTGGGAGACGGACTACGAGGCGATCGTGCGCAAGTTCACGGAGGCTGGGTACGGTGCGGCCGTGCCGGAGGTGGTGTTCTGGAACCTGAGGGACTCCAAGGCCATGCCGGTGGAGGCCGGGCAGAAAGGGGTGGCGCTTGTCAGTGGGTTCTCCAAGAACCTGCTCAAGGTGTTCCTCGACGGCGGCGGCATCGTCGCCCCCAGGGCTGTCATGGAGAAGGCCATCGCGGGGCCGGAGTACAACAAGCTGACCGTCATTGACTGA